The following coding sequences lie in one Bacteroidota bacterium genomic window:
- a CDS encoding TIGR00725 family protein has product MPLRVPGIIGPNAGNCPQQLYEFGVELGRKIATVAPAIVCGGMGGFMEAVCRGAKSNTQHNCLTIGILPGSDPQSGNRWLDIVIPSGLGLARNVLVVQSAHVVVAAGGGAGTLSEIAFALQTGKTVICVHGFGGFSEWMLRCFIVQVF; this is encoded by the coding sequence ATGCCGCTCAGAGTGCCGGGCATCATAGGCCCAAATGCAGGAAATTGCCCGCAGCAGCTCTATGAATTTGGCGTGGAGCTGGGTCGAAAAATTGCCACGGTTGCACCAGCAATAGTCTGCGGAGGGATGGGCGGTTTCATGGAGGCTGTATGTCGGGGTGCAAAAAGTAACACACAGCACAATTGCCTGACCATAGGCATCTTACCCGGCTCGGACCCGCAATCGGGCAATCGCTGGCTGGATATCGTCATCCCCAGCGGATTGGGGCTGGCCCGGAATGTGCTGGTGGTTCAATCGGCCCATGTGGTTGTCGCTGCAGGAGGCGGAGCAGGAACACTGTCGGAAATAGCCTTTGCGCTGCAAACGGGCAAAACGGTTATCTGTGTGCATGGCTTCGGCGGGTTCAGCGAGTGGATGTTGAGGTGTTTCATTGTGCAGGTGTTTTAG
- a CDS encoding AMP nucleosidase — MKTKQEIVENWLPRYTGMPVEDFGKYILLTNFNQYLELFAHWHNVPVVGHDRPMPCATSGDISIVNFSMGSANAATIMDLLSAVEPKAVLFLGKCGGLKKKNQVGDFILPIAAIRGEGTSNDYFPPEVPALPAFSLQKAISYSIREHGRDYWTGTVYTTNRRVWEHDEEFKEYLIKTRSMAVDMETATIFIVGFANDIPTGALLLVSDQPMTPEGVKTSDSDRRVNQKFVHEHLKIGIEALQTLINNGITVKHLRF, encoded by the coding sequence ATGAAGACCAAACAAGAGATCGTAGAAAACTGGTTGCCACGCTACACGGGCATGCCGGTGGAAGACTTCGGAAAGTATATCCTGCTCACAAATTTCAATCAGTATCTGGAATTGTTTGCCCATTGGCACAATGTCCCTGTTGTAGGTCATGACCGCCCCATGCCGTGCGCTACCTCGGGCGACATCAGCATTGTCAATTTCAGCATGGGGAGCGCCAATGCAGCCACAATTATGGACCTGCTGAGCGCTGTAGAACCCAAAGCTGTCCTGTTTTTGGGCAAGTGCGGGGGGCTCAAGAAGAAAAACCAGGTGGGCGATTTTATTCTGCCTATTGCAGCCATACGGGGCGAAGGTACGTCGAACGACTATTTCCCCCCTGAGGTGCCCGCACTGCCCGCATTTAGTTTGCAAAAAGCCATCTCGTACAGCATCCGTGAGCATGGCCGGGACTACTGGACCGGAACAGTGTACACCACCAACCGCAGGGTGTGGGAACACGATGAAGAATTCAAGGAATATTTGATCAAAACAAGGAGCATGGCAGTGGATATGGAAACTGCCACCATTTTTATAGTTGGTTTTGCAAACGACATACCCACCGGAGCACTTCTTCTGGTCTCGGACCAACCCATGACCCCGGAAGGCGTAAAAACATCGGACAGCGACCGCAGGGTAAACCAGAAATTTGTCCACGAACACCTGAAGATCGGAATTGAGGCCCTGCAAACCCTGATCAACAATGGCATTACCGTAAAACACCTGCGATTCTGA
- a CDS encoding SDR family NAD(P)-dependent oxidoreductase, with the protein MSVHPFAVITGASSGIGEACARRFASGGWHLMLLARRAERLYQLSEQLQQEYGVQVHALVLDVRHKEHADELARWLVQHQQTPDLLINNAGLAVGLDPIHAGQIDDWERMIDTNIKGLLYITRVISPMMVERCSGHIINIGSIAGKEAYPNGNVYCATKHAVDGLTRAMRMDLYAHGIRVTQVAPGAVETEFSEVRFKGDSQRAAKVYENFRPLTAGDVADVVWYCANVPPHVSIHDVVVMPAAQASATMIHRG; encoded by the coding sequence ATGAGCGTTCATCCTTTTGCTGTTATTACAGGCGCCAGCAGTGGCATTGGCGAAGCTTGTGCACGCCGTTTTGCTTCGGGGGGATGGCACCTGATGCTTCTGGCACGCCGCGCCGAACGCTTGTATCAGCTCAGCGAACAGCTGCAACAGGAATACGGTGTGCAGGTTCATGCGCTGGTGCTCGACGTGAGGCACAAGGAGCATGCCGATGAGCTGGCCCGCTGGTTGGTTCAACATCAGCAAACTCCCGACCTGCTTATCAACAATGCCGGCCTTGCGGTGGGCCTCGATCCCATCCATGCCGGGCAGATTGACGACTGGGAGCGGATGATTGACACCAATATCAAAGGATTGCTCTATATCACAAGGGTCATCAGCCCCATGATGGTCGAAAGGTGTTCGGGGCACATCATCAATATTGGCAGCATTGCCGGCAAGGAAGCTTACCCGAACGGAAATGTGTATTGTGCCACAAAACATGCCGTTGACGGACTCACACGTGCCATGCGGATGGATTTGTATGCGCATGGCATCCGGGTAACGCAGGTGGCACCAGGCGCGGTAGAGACGGAGTTTTCCGAAGTGCGTTTCAAAGGCGACAGCCAGCGTGCGGCCAAAGTTTACGAAAACTTCCGGCCCCTCACTGCCGGCGATGTGGCCGATGTGGTCTGGTATTGTGCCAACGTGCCCCCGCATGTGAGCATCCACGACGTGGTGGTAATGCCCGCTGCCCAGGCCTCGGCCACAATGATTCACAGAGGCTGA
- a CDS encoding long-chain fatty acid--CoA ligase has protein sequence MVERIFDLLPYYEANFRPKTDVLAGKVNGKWVGYSLKQYREAVDAISCALIGLGIQPGDKIATIAVSMPEWNFVDMAILQIGAVHVPIYPTISEADYRYILSHSGVRLVFISGCDMYRKIKDILPELPAIEKVYSFRPCENISLLSELIDQGRSNPCREELEKRKSAVKPGDVATLIYTSGTTGNPKGVMLTHANLLSNVLAVKHIFPVDQTCRAVSYLPLCHVYERMNIYTYHYLGVSVYYAENMGTIADNIREVSPEILTTVPRLLEKVFDKIMAKGEKLKGLKRILFHRAVELGMQYDPYAGNSLWFRLRLWLMRKLVFSKWQEALGGRMRVIVSGGAALQPRLVRIFAAAGIPVLEGYGLTETSPVIAVNTLEPNGMMPGTVGKVIKDVAVRISDEGEILVKGPNVMKGYFNAPELTAAAIDAGGWFHTGDKGQLEPTGHLRITGRIKEIFKTSMGKYISPALIENKFKESPFIDGIIVLGENQKFAAALITPSFEHLRAWCRQQGISYTTDSEMIQHKEVRKRIKAEVDELNKQFGDYEQIKKFDLIDHEWSVQTGELTANLKLKRAFITQKYASQIEALFA, from the coding sequence ATGGTAGAACGCATCTTTGACCTATTGCCTTACTACGAGGCCAACTTTCGCCCCAAAACCGATGTGCTGGCCGGTAAGGTCAACGGCAAGTGGGTGGGATACAGCTTGAAGCAATATCGCGAAGCCGTGGACGCCATCAGCTGTGCACTCATCGGATTGGGCATCCAGCCTGGTGACAAGATAGCAACCATCGCGGTGAGCATGCCCGAATGGAACTTTGTGGACATGGCCATTCTGCAGATTGGCGCCGTTCACGTGCCCATTTACCCCACCATCAGCGAAGCCGACTATCGCTACATCCTCAGCCACTCCGGGGTGCGTCTGGTATTTATCTCGGGTTGCGATATGTATCGCAAGATCAAAGATATCCTGCCGGAACTGCCTGCCATCGAAAAGGTTTATTCCTTTCGCCCCTGCGAAAACATCAGCCTGCTAAGCGAACTGATCGACCAAGGCAGGTCGAACCCCTGTCGTGAGGAACTGGAAAAACGCAAAAGTGCAGTAAAGCCGGGCGATGTGGCCACCCTGATCTACACCAGCGGCACCACCGGCAATCCGAAAGGGGTGATGCTCACACATGCCAACCTGCTCAGCAATGTACTGGCAGTCAAACATATTTTTCCGGTTGATCAGACATGCAGGGCTGTGAGCTACCTCCCGCTATGCCATGTGTATGAGCGGATGAATATCTACACCTATCATTATCTGGGTGTTTCGGTGTATTATGCCGAAAACATGGGAACCATTGCCGACAACATCCGCGAGGTATCTCCCGAAATACTCACCACCGTGCCCCGCCTGCTCGAGAAGGTTTTCGACAAAATCATGGCCAAAGGGGAGAAACTCAAAGGACTGAAACGAATCTTGTTCCACCGGGCTGTGGAGCTTGGCATGCAGTATGATCCGTATGCCGGCAACAGCCTCTGGTTCCGGCTGCGGTTGTGGCTGATGCGGAAGCTTGTGTTCAGCAAGTGGCAGGAAGCCCTGGGCGGCAGAATGCGTGTAATTGTATCGGGTGGTGCAGCCTTGCAGCCACGTCTTGTCCGGATTTTTGCAGCAGCCGGCATTCCGGTGCTCGAAGGATACGGCCTCACCGAAACCTCGCCCGTGATTGCCGTGAACACCCTCGAACCCAACGGCATGATGCCCGGAACGGTGGGCAAAGTCATCAAAGATGTCGCCGTGCGCATCTCCGACGAGGGCGAAATACTCGTCAAAGGCCCGAACGTGATGAAAGGCTATTTCAACGCTCCCGAACTCACCGCAGCAGCAATTGATGCCGGGGGATGGTTTCATACCGGCGACAAAGGTCAGCTCGAACCAACAGGACACCTACGGATCACCGGGAGAATAAAAGAAATTTTCAAAACCTCCATGGGGAAATACATCAGCCCCGCCCTGATCGAAAACAAGTTTAAAGAATCGCCTTTCATCGATGGCATCATTGTGCTGGGCGAAAACCAGAAATTTGCGGCAGCGCTCATCACCCCCTCATTCGAGCACCTGCGTGCCTGGTGCCGCCAGCAAGGCATCAGTTACACCACCGATAGCGAAATGATTCAGCACAAAGAAGTGCGCAAACGCATCAAAGCTGAGGTGGACGAACTTAACAAGCAATTCGGCGATTACGAGCAAATCAAAAAATTCGACCTCATTGATCACGAGTGGTCGGTGCAAACAGGCGAGCTCACAGCCAATCTGAAGCTCAAACGCGCGTTCATCACCCAAAAGTATGCTTCACAAATAGAAGCCCTTTTTGCCTGA
- the holA gene encoding DNA polymerase III subunit delta → MTYDQIINDIRNKIFRPVYFLQGEEPFYIDAITEMLEAHVVEDGFRDFCQTVVYGRDVSPKEVASLCKAYPMMGTHQLVVVREAQDMDKIEELEAEVDRFPPSTVLVINYKYKKLDGRKSFAKKVAQKGVLFESKRPYENQIPDWISKYLKQKNYTITPTAAQLMADYLGNDLSKLRNELEKLIISLPGGGKIGEKEVETNIGISKDFSIFELQKALGQRNFEKSFRIVQYFGANSKEYPLIRSIILLYQFFGKVVRYHQTADKTRNNVASVLGVNPFFVEDYATAARAYPLPKALDAIHLLLEYDLKSKGVGVNNLSDEELYKELIFKLMNL, encoded by the coding sequence GTGACCTACGATCAGATAATCAACGACATACGGAATAAAATCTTCAGACCGGTTTATTTTCTTCAGGGCGAAGAGCCATTCTACATTGACGCCATCACCGAGATGCTCGAGGCCCATGTGGTGGAAGATGGTTTCCGTGATTTTTGCCAAACGGTTGTTTACGGACGCGATGTAAGCCCGAAAGAAGTAGCCTCATTGTGCAAAGCCTATCCGATGATGGGCACCCATCAGCTGGTTGTGGTGCGCGAGGCACAGGACATGGATAAAATTGAAGAGCTTGAAGCTGAGGTTGATCGTTTCCCACCTAGTACCGTGCTGGTTATCAATTACAAATACAAGAAACTCGATGGCCGGAAGTCCTTTGCCAAAAAGGTAGCCCAGAAAGGGGTCTTGTTCGAGTCGAAACGTCCGTACGAAAATCAGATTCCCGACTGGATATCAAAATACCTGAAACAAAAAAACTACACCATTACGCCCACTGCTGCCCAGCTCATGGCCGACTATCTGGGCAACGACCTTTCGAAACTGCGCAACGAGCTCGAAAAACTCATCATTTCCCTCCCCGGCGGTGGCAAGATCGGCGAAAAGGAGGTGGAGACCAACATTGGCATCAGCAAGGATTTCAGCATCTTCGAGTTGCAAAAGGCCCTAGGGCAGCGGAACTTTGAAAAGTCGTTCCGCATTGTGCAGTACTTTGGCGCCAATAGCAAGGAATATCCCCTCATCCGGAGCATCATCCTGCTCTATCAGTTTTTTGGCAAGGTGGTGCGCTATCATCAAACTGCCGACAAAACGCGCAACAATGTAGCCAGTGTGCTTGGGGTAAATCCGTTTTTTGTGGAGGACTATGCCACGGCCGCACGCGCCTATCCACTGCCCAAGGCTTTGGATGCGATACACCTGCTTTTGGAATACGACCTGAAGTCGAAAGGCGTAGGCGTGAATAACCTATCGGATGAGGAGCTTTACAAGGAGCTGATATTCAAGCTTATGAATCTTTAA